DNA sequence from the Glycine soja cultivar W05 chromosome 18, ASM419377v2, whole genome shotgun sequence genome:
CAATTAATGAGATAACACGATATACATGGTCCAAGGGTGCTCCCAAttacacaaattaatataacatGCTAGAATTCGCACTCGAGCCTACCTTTGTTCTTCTATGTCTTCAGTGACTACTATGCAGCAgaggaaaaaggagaaaaagaccTGACAAAGTATATGTGACTGGACCATGGTTCTAAATTGCAGCCGAAATATTGCTGTTGAGTGTTGTCCGCAACCGCAATAGTCCGCAATTGCAGTGTGAATTTCAATCACATGAAATTCCGCAACGCATCTGCTGCCACCTAGCCACAATAGAACCGTATTGGAGCAACAACGGAACCTTAGCACCATTCTATTCCacttttttgtcaaaaaaaaaaaaaagataaagatttagATTTCAATCTTCTATTCTATCTTACGATGCCCAAGACCGCTACTGCAATTTAGAACGATGGACTGGACTCATCTCTAAACCAATTGATTTTCagagttaaaataatattttgggcAAATTCAAAGTGTTTATATGTTGAACACATGATATAAAACTTGATAGGACAAGGTCATATCAATTCTCACCTGAAAAAGAGCAAGAGCATTGCACACTCGAGTTAATTGTGCTGGAGTAAGATTTCGAGGTGAAATAACAGGGAATATTGAAACTATTTcctggaagaagaaaaaaatcctaGTGAGTGGTGGGAACAAAGGTCAAAGAAGCACCTCttcattgagaaaaaa
Encoded proteins:
- the LOC114394769 gene encoding uncharacterized protein LOC114394769 isoform X2 gives rise to the protein MAALLQEIVSIFPVISPRNLTPAQLTRVCNALALFQWNRMVLRFRCCSNTVLLWLGGSRCVAEFHVIEIHTAIADYCGCGQHSTAIFRLQFRTMVQSHILCQVFFSFFLCCIVVTEDIEEQSEVNSGFFYSSAEQREAMVAAERRQVDEKVTRIIELKNKVCSGNDSNFVVINQKGIDPPSLDLLAREGER